The Penaeus vannamei isolate JL-2024 chromosome 13, ASM4276789v1, whole genome shotgun sequence genome window below encodes:
- the LOC113810952 gene encoding uncharacterized protein isoform X15: MRKSVLVWMMVAGTLATALALPRPSRPPRGLLAVAGVSKTSPACDVCGQGSGHFPGDGHNHGHFPGDGHNHGHFPGDGHNHGASGSFSGSASGSFSGSGSDSGSASGSWSGSASGSGSGSGSGSFSSSWSGSASGLSRHRRSGGLGSWTGGSTSNKPGSGNNGGSWNNGGSTSNKPGSGNNGGSWNGGSTSNKPGSGNNGGFWNNGGSTSNKPGSGNNGGFWNNGGSTSNKPGSYRPGRSVPQRRTREAEKLKSKLCPLCALGNLASGSGSVSGSWSGSASGSASGSGSGSVSGSWSGSGSGSGSGSGSASGSWSGSGSGGSGSGSGSISGSWGGNGGGSGSGSGSGSISGSGSGSGSISGGGSGSGSGSGSWGGSGSGSGSGSISGGGSGSGSGSGSWGGSGSGSGSGSISGGGSGSGSISGGGSGSGSWGGSGSGSGSGSISGGGSGSGSGSGSISGGGSGSGSGSGSISGGGSGSGSGSGSISGGGSGSGSGSGSISGGGSGSGSWGGSGSGSGSGSISGGGSGSGSISGGGSGSGSGSGSWGGSGSGSGSGSISGGGSGSGSGSGSWGGSGSGSGSGSISGGGSGSGSGSGSWGGSGSGSGSGSISGGGSGSGSISGGGSGSGSWGGSGSGSGSGSISGGGSGSGSWGGSGSGSGSGSISGGGSGSGSGSGSWGGSGSGSGSGSISGGSSGSWGGSGSGSGSGSVSGGGSGSGSWGGSGSGSGSGSISGGGGGSWGGSGSGSGSGSISGGGSGNCPGSCGGGSGSGHQVGGSGGGVAGAGSGSYTNKPGVGGSGHQVGGSGGGFGGAKGTSWSTAGAFGSNGAGGIGVKLDVRSS, encoded by the exons ATGCGCAAGAGTGTGTTAGTATGGATGATGGTGGCAGGGACGCTCGCCAcggccctcgccctccctcgtccctcgaGACCACCGCGAGGACTTCTGGCTGTGGCAGGAGTGTCCAAGACCAGCCCTGCCTGTGATGTGTGCGGACAAGGCTCTGGCCACTTCCCGGGAGACGGCCACAACCATGGCCACTTCCCAGGGGATGGGCACAACCACGGACACTTCCCTGGCGATGGACACAACCACGGAGCATCAGGGTCCTTTTCAGGATCCGCGAGTGGCTCCTTCAGTGGTTCGGGATCGGATAGTGGTTCAGCGAGCGGATCTTGGAGCGGTTCTGCAAGTGGATCAGGATCTGGTTCTGGTTCGGGGTCCTTCAGTAGTTCTTGGAGTGGCTCTGCATCTGGATTATCTCGCCACAGAAGATCAGGTGGTTTAGGATCCTGGACTGGAGGCTCGACGTCGAATAAGCCTGGATCTGGCAACAATGGAGGTTCCTGGAACAACGGTGGTTCTACTTCTAACAAACCAGGATCTGGCAACAATGGAGGTTCCTGGAACGGCGGTTCTACTTCCAATAAACCAGGATCTGGCAACAATGGAGGCTTCTGGAACAATGGCGGTTCTACTTCCAATAAACCAGGATCTGGCAACAACGGAGGCTTCTGGAACAACGGCGGTTCTACTTCCAACAAACCCGGTTCCTATCGCCCTGGGAGATCGGTTCCACAGAGAAGAACCAGAGAAGCCGAAAAACTGAAATCCAAATTATGTCCACTTTGCGCTCTGGGCAATCTTGCGTCGGGAAGCGGTTCTGTCAGCGGTTCCTGGAGTGGTTCAGCATCGGGAAGCGCCTCAGGATCTGGGTCGGGTTCAGTTAGTGGTTCGTGGAGTGGTTCTGGTTCTGGCAGTGGGTCAGGATCAGGATCTGCCAGTGGGTCGTGGAGTGGTTCTGGTTCAGGAGGATCGGGCAGCGGTTCAGGTTCAATCAGTGGTTCCTGGGGAGGCAATGGTGGAGGATCCGGTAGTGGTTCGGGATCTGGTTCCATTTCTGGAAGCGGTTCAGGGTCTGGTTCCATTTCTGGAGGCGGTTCGGGATCCGGCTCAGGAAGTGGTTCATGGGGCGGTTCTGGTAGTGGTTCAGGATCTGGTTCCATCTCTGGAGGCGGTTCAGGATCTGGTTCAGGAAGTGGTTCATGGGGCGGCTCTGGCAGTGGTTCAGGATCTGGTTCAATTTCAGGAGGCGGTTCAGGATCTGGTTCCATCTCTGGAGGCGGTTCAGGATCTGGTTCATGGGGCGGTTCTGGCAGTGGTTCAGGGTCTGGTTCAATTTCTGGAGGCGGTTCTGGCAGTGGTTCAGGGTCTGGTTCAATTTCTGGAGGCGGTTCTGGCAGTGGTTCAGGGTCTGGTTCAATTTCTGGAGGCGGTTCTGGCAGTGGTTCAGGGTCTGGTTCAATTTCTGGAGGCGGTTCTGGCAGTGGTTCAGGGTCTGGTTCAATTTCTGGAGGCGGTTCAGGATCCGGGTCATGGGGCGGTTCTGGTAGTGGTTCAGGATCTGGTTCCATCTCTGGAGGTGGTTCGGGAAGTGGTTCTATTTCTGGAGGCGGTTCGGGATCCGGTTCAGGAAGTGGTTCATGGGGCGGTTCTGGTA GCGGTTCAGGATCTGGTTCCATTTCTGGAGGCGGTTCGGGATCCGGTTCAGGAAGTGGTTCATGGGGCGGTTCTGGTA GCGGTTCAGGATCTGGTTCCATCTCTGGAGGCGGTTCAGGATCTGGTTCAGGAAGTGGTTCATGGGGCGGTTCTGGCAGTGGTTCAGGATCTGGTTCCATCTCTGGAGGCGGTTCAGGATCTGGTTCCATCTCTGGAGGCGGTTCAGGATCTGGTTCATGGGGCGGTTCTGGCAGTGGTTCAGGATCTGGTTCCATCTCTGGAGGTGGTTCGGGAAGTGGTTCATGGGGAGGATCCGGTAGTGGTTCGGGATCTGGTTCCATTTCTGGAGGTGGCTCAGGCTCCGGTTCAGGAAGTGGTTCTTGGGGAGGCTCTGGTAGCGGATCAGGTTCTGGCTCGATTTCTGGTGGAAGCAGTGGTTCCTGGGGTGGTTCAGGCAGTGGTTCAGGATCAGGTTCAGTATCCGGAGGAGGTTCAGGAAGCGGTTCATGGGGTGGTTCAGGCAGCGGCTCAGGATCGGGCTCAATCTCTGGTGGAGGCGGTGGTTCCTGGGGCGGGTCAGGCAGTGGTTCAGGATCGGGTTCAATCTCAGGAGGAGGATCTGGAAACTGCCCTGGTTCATGCGGCGGAGGGAGTGGTTCAGGCCATCAAGTGGGCGGGAGTGGCGGCGGAGTAGCAGGGGCCGGCAGCGGTTCATACACCAACAAGCCAGGCGTCGGCGGTTCAGGGCACCAAGTGGGAGGCAGCGGCGGAGGTTTCGGAGGCGCCAAGGGGACCTCCTGGAGCACAGCCGGGGCTTTCGGGTCCAACGGCGCCGGAGGTATCGGGGTCAAGTTGGACGTCAGGAGCAGCTAG
- the LOC113810952 gene encoding uncharacterized protein isoform X16 codes for MRKSVLVWMMVAGTLATALALPRPSRPPRGLLAVAGVSKTSPACDVCGQGSGHFPGDGHNHGHFPGDGHNHGHFPGDGHNHGASGSFSGSASGSFSGSGSDSGSASGSWSGSASGSGSGSGSGSFSSSWSGSASGLSRHRRSGGLGSWTGGSTSNKPGSGNNGGSWNNGGSTSNKPGSGNNGGSWNGGSTSNKPGSGNNGGFWNNGGSTSNKPGSGNNGGFWNNGGSTSNKPGSYRPGRSVPQRRTREAEKLKSKLCPLCALGNLASGSGSVSGSWSGSASGSASGSGSGSVSGSWSGSGSGSGSGSGSASGSWSGSGSGGSGSGSGSISGSWGGNGGGSGSGSGSGSISGSGSGSGSISGGGSGSGSGSGSWGGSGSGSGSGSISGGGSGSGSGSGSWGGSGSGSGSGSISGGGSGSGSISGGGSGSGSWGGSGSGSGSGSISGGGSGSGSGSGSISGGGSGSGSGSGSISGGGSGSGSGSGSISGGGSGSGSGSGSISGGGSGSGSWGGSGSGSGSGSISGGGSGSGSISGGGSGSGSGSGSWGGSGSGSGSGSISGGGSGSGSWGGSGSGSGSGSISGGGSGSGSGSGSWGGSGSGSGSGSISGGGSGSGSISGGGSGSGSWGGSGSGSGSGSISGGGSGSGSWGGSGSGSGSGSISGGGSGSGSGSGSWGGSGSGSGSGSISGGSSGSWGGSGSGSGSGSVSGGGSGSGSWGGSGSGSGSGSISGGGGGSWGGSGSGSGSGSISGGGSGNCPGSCGGGSGSGHQVGGSGGGVAGAGSGSYTNKPGVGGSGHQVGGSGGGFGGAKGTSWSTAGAFGSNGAGGIGVKLDVRSS; via the exons ATGCGCAAGAGTGTGTTAGTATGGATGATGGTGGCAGGGACGCTCGCCAcggccctcgccctccctcgtccctcgaGACCACCGCGAGGACTTCTGGCTGTGGCAGGAGTGTCCAAGACCAGCCCTGCCTGTGATGTGTGCGGACAAGGCTCTGGCCACTTCCCGGGAGACGGCCACAACCATGGCCACTTCCCAGGGGATGGGCACAACCACGGACACTTCCCTGGCGATGGACACAACCACGGAGCATCAGGGTCCTTTTCAGGATCCGCGAGTGGCTCCTTCAGTGGTTCGGGATCGGATAGTGGTTCAGCGAGCGGATCTTGGAGCGGTTCTGCAAGTGGATCAGGATCTGGTTCTGGTTCGGGGTCCTTCAGTAGTTCTTGGAGTGGCTCTGCATCTGGATTATCTCGCCACAGAAGATCAGGTGGTTTAGGATCCTGGACTGGAGGCTCGACGTCGAATAAGCCTGGATCTGGCAACAATGGAGGTTCCTGGAACAACGGTGGTTCTACTTCTAACAAACCAGGATCTGGCAACAATGGAGGTTCCTGGAACGGCGGTTCTACTTCCAATAAACCAGGATCTGGCAACAATGGAGGCTTCTGGAACAATGGCGGTTCTACTTCCAATAAACCAGGATCTGGCAACAACGGAGGCTTCTGGAACAACGGCGGTTCTACTTCCAACAAACCCGGTTCCTATCGCCCTGGGAGATCGGTTCCACAGAGAAGAACCAGAGAAGCCGAAAAACTGAAATCCAAATTATGTCCACTTTGCGCTCTGGGCAATCTTGCGTCGGGAAGCGGTTCTGTCAGCGGTTCCTGGAGTGGTTCAGCATCGGGAAGCGCCTCAGGATCTGGGTCGGGTTCAGTTAGTGGTTCGTGGAGTGGTTCTGGTTCTGGCAGTGGGTCAGGATCAGGATCTGCCAGTGGGTCGTGGAGTGGTTCTGGTTCAGGAGGATCGGGCAGCGGTTCAGGTTCAATCAGTGGTTCCTGGGGAGGCAATGGTGGAGGATCCGGTAGTGGTTCGGGATCTGGTTCCATTTCTGGAAGCGGTTCAGGGTCTGGTTCCATTTCTGGAGGCGGTTCGGGATCCGGCTCAGGAAGTGGTTCATGGGGCGGTTCTGGTAGTGGTTCAGGATCTGGTTCCATCTCTGGAGGCGGTTCAGGATCTGGTTCAGGAAGTGGTTCATGGGGCGGCTCTGGCAGTGGTTCAGGATCTGGTTCAATTTCAGGAGGCGGTTCAGGATCTGGTTCCATCTCTGGAGGCGGTTCAGGATCTGGTTCATGGGGCGGTTCTGGCAGTGGTTCAGGGTCTGGTTCAATTTCTGGAGGCGGTTCTGGCAGTGGTTCAGGGTCTGGTTCAATTTCTGGAGGCGGTTCTGGCAGTGGTTCAGGGTCTGGTTCAATTTCTGGAGGCGGTTCTGGCAGTGGTTCAGGGTCTGGTTCAATTTCTGGAGGCGGTTCTGGCAGTGGTTCAGGGTCTGGTTCAATTTCTGGAGGCGGTTCAGGATCCGGGTCATGGGGCGGTTCTGGTAGTGGTTCAGGATCTGGTTCCATCTCTGGAGGTGGTTCGGGAAGTGGTTCTATTTCTGGAGGCGGTTCGGGATCCGGTTCAGGAAGTGGTTCATGGGGCGGTTCTGGTAGTGGTTCAGGATCTGGTTCCATCTCTGGAGGCGGTTCAGGAAGTGGTTCATGGGGCGGTTCTGGCA GCGGTTCAGGATCTGGTTCCATCTCTGGAGGCGGTTCAGGATCTGGTTCAGGAAGTGGTTCATGGGGCGGTTCTGGCAGTGGTTCAGGATCTGGTTCCATCTCTGGAGGCGGTTCAGGATCTGGTTCCATCTCTGGAGGCGGTTCAGGATCTGGTTCATGGGGCGGTTCTGGCAGTGGTTCAGGATCTGGTTCCATCTCTGGAGGTGGTTCGGGAAGTGGTTCATGGGGAGGATCCGGTAGTGGTTCGGGATCTGGTTCCATTTCTGGAGGTGGCTCAGGCTCCGGTTCAGGAAGTGGTTCTTGGGGAGGCTCTGGTAGCGGATCAGGTTCTGGCTCGATTTCTGGTGGAAGCAGTGGTTCCTGGGGTGGTTCAGGCAGTGGTTCAGGATCAGGTTCAGTATCCGGAGGAGGTTCAGGAAGCGGTTCATGGGGTGGTTCAGGCAGCGGCTCAGGATCGGGCTCAATCTCTGGTGGAGGCGGTGGTTCCTGGGGCGGGTCAGGCAGTGGTTCAGGATCGGGTTCAATCTCAGGAGGAGGATCTGGAAACTGCCCTGGTTCATGCGGCGGAGGGAGTGGTTCAGGCCATCAAGTGGGCGGGAGTGGCGGCGGAGTAGCAGGGGCCGGCAGCGGTTCATACACCAACAAGCCAGGCGTCGGCGGTTCAGGGCACCAAGTGGGAGGCAGCGGCGGAGGTTTCGGAGGCGCCAAGGGGACCTCCTGGAGCACAGCCGGGGCTTTCGGGTCCAACGGCGCCGGAGGTATCGGGGTCAAGTTGGACGTCAGGAGCAGCTAG
- the LOC113810952 gene encoding loricrin isoform X11, with the protein MRKSVLVWMMVAGTLATALALPRPSRPPRGLLAVAGVSKTSPACDVCGQGSGHFPGDGHNHGHFPGDGHNHGHFPGDGHNHGASGSFSGSASGSFSGSGSDSGSASGSWSGSASGSGSGSGSGSFSSSWSGSASGLSRHRRSGGLGSWTGGSTSNKPGSGNNGGSWNNGGSTSNKPGSGNNGGSWNGGSTSNKPGSGNNGGFWNNGGSTSNKPGSGNNGGFWNNGGSTSNKPGSYRPGRSVPQRRTREAEKLKSKLCPLCALGNLASGSGSVSGSWSGSASGSASGSGSGSVSGSWSGSGSGSGSGSGSASGSWSGSGSGGSGSGSGSISGSWGGNGGGSGSGSGSGSISGSGSGSGSISGGGSGSGSGSGSWGGSGSGSGSGSISGGGSGSGSGSGSWGGSGSGSGSGSISGGGSGSGSISGGGSGSGSWGGSGSGSGSGSISGGGSGSGSGSGSISGGGSGSGSGSGSISGGGSGSGSGSGSISGGGSGSGSGSGSISGGGSGSGSWGGSGSGSGSGSISGGGSGSGSISGGGSGSGSGSGSWGGSGSGSGSGSISGGGSGSGSWGGSGSGSGSGSISGGGSGSGSGSGSWGGSGSGSGSGSISGGGSGSGSGSGSWGGSGSGSGSGSISGGGSGSGSISGGGSGSGSWGGSGSGSGSGSISGGGSGSGSWGGSGSGSGSGSISGGGSGSGSGSGSWGGSGSGSGSGSISGGSSGSWGGSGSGSGSGSVSGGGSGSGSWGGSGSGSGSGSISGGGGGSWGGSGSGSGSGSISGGGSGNCPGSCGGGSGSGHQVGGSGGGVAGAGSGSYTNKPGVGGSGHQVGGSGGGFGGAKGTSWSTAGAFGSNGAGGIGVKLDVRSS; encoded by the exons ATGCGCAAGAGTGTGTTAGTATGGATGATGGTGGCAGGGACGCTCGCCAcggccctcgccctccctcgtccctcgaGACCACCGCGAGGACTTCTGGCTGTGGCAGGAGTGTCCAAGACCAGCCCTGCCTGTGATGTGTGCGGACAAGGCTCTGGCCACTTCCCGGGAGACGGCCACAACCATGGCCACTTCCCAGGGGATGGGCACAACCACGGACACTTCCCTGGCGATGGACACAACCACGGAGCATCAGGGTCCTTTTCAGGATCCGCGAGTGGCTCCTTCAGTGGTTCGGGATCGGATAGTGGTTCAGCGAGCGGATCTTGGAGCGGTTCTGCAAGTGGATCAGGATCTGGTTCTGGTTCGGGGTCCTTCAGTAGTTCTTGGAGTGGCTCTGCATCTGGATTATCTCGCCACAGAAGATCAGGTGGTTTAGGATCCTGGACTGGAGGCTCGACGTCGAATAAGCCTGGATCTGGCAACAATGGAGGTTCCTGGAACAACGGTGGTTCTACTTCTAACAAACCAGGATCTGGCAACAATGGAGGTTCCTGGAACGGCGGTTCTACTTCCAATAAACCAGGATCTGGCAACAATGGAGGCTTCTGGAACAATGGCGGTTCTACTTCCAATAAACCAGGATCTGGCAACAACGGAGGCTTCTGGAACAACGGCGGTTCTACTTCCAACAAACCCGGTTCCTATCGCCCTGGGAGATCGGTTCCACAGAGAAGAACCAGAGAAGCCGAAAAACTGAAATCCAAATTATGTCCACTTTGCGCTCTGGGCAATCTTGCGTCGGGAAGCGGTTCTGTCAGCGGTTCCTGGAGTGGTTCAGCATCGGGAAGCGCCTCAGGATCTGGGTCGGGTTCAGTTAGTGGTTCGTGGAGTGGTTCTGGTTCTGGCAGTGGGTCAGGATCAGGATCTGCCAGTGGGTCGTGGAGTGGTTCTGGTTCAGGAGGATCGGGCAGCGGTTCAGGTTCAATCAGTGGTTCCTGGGGAGGCAATGGTGGAGGATCCGGTAGTGGTTCGGGATCTGGTTCCATTTCTGGAAGCGGTTCAGGGTCTGGTTCCATTTCTGGAGGCGGTTCGGGATCCGGCTCAGGAAGTGGTTCATGGGGCGGTTCTGGTAGTGGTTCAGGATCTGGTTCCATCTCTGGAGGCGGTTCAGGATCTGGTTCAGGAAGTGGTTCATGGGGCGGCTCTGGCAGTGGTTCAGGATCTGGTTCAATTTCAGGAGGCGGTTCAGGATCTGGTTCCATCTCTGGAGGCGGTTCAGGATCTGGTTCATGGGGCGGTTCTGGCAGTGGTTCAGGGTCTGGTTCAATTTCTGGAGGCGGTTCTGGCAGTGGTTCAGGGTCTGGTTCAATTTCTGGAGGCGGTTCTGGCAGTGGTTCAGGGTCTGGTTCAATTTCTGGAGGCGGTTCTGGCAGTGGTTCAGGGTCTGGTTCAATTTCTGGAGGCGGTTCTGGCAGTGGTTCAGGGTCTGGTTCAATTTCTGGAGGCGGTTCAGGATCCGGGTCATGGGGCGGTTCTGGTAGTGGTTCAGGATCTGGTTCCATCTCTGGAGGTGGTTCGGGAAGTGGTTCTATTTCTGGAGGCGGTTCGGGATCCGGTTCAGGAAGTGGTTCATGGGGCGGTTCTGGTAGTGGTTCAGGATCTGGTTCCATCTCTGGAGGCGGTTCAGGAAGTGGTTCATGGGGCGGTTCTGGCA GCGGTTCAGGATCTGGTTCCATTTCTGGAGGCGGTTCGGGATCCGGTTCAGGAAGTGGTTCATGGGGCGGTTCTGGTA GCGGTTCAGGATCTGGTTCCATCTCTGGAGGCGGTTCAGGATCTGGTTCAGGAAGTGGTTCATGGGGCGGTTCTGGCAGTGGTTCAGGATCTGGTTCCATCTCTGGAGGCGGTTCAGGATCTGGTTCCATCTCTGGAGGCGGTTCAGGATCTGGTTCATGGGGCGGTTCTGGCAGTGGTTCAGGATCTGGTTCCATCTCTGGAGGTGGTTCGGGAAGTGGTTCATGGGGAGGATCCGGTAGTGGTTCGGGATCTGGTTCCATTTCTGGAGGTGGCTCAGGCTCCGGTTCAGGAAGTGGTTCTTGGGGAGGCTCTGGTAGCGGATCAGGTTCTGGCTCGATTTCTGGTGGAAGCAGTGGTTCCTGGGGTGGTTCAGGCAGTGGTTCAGGATCAGGTTCAGTATCCGGAGGAGGTTCAGGAAGCGGTTCATGGGGTGGTTCAGGCAGCGGCTCAGGATCGGGCTCAATCTCTGGTGGAGGCGGTGGTTCCTGGGGCGGGTCAGGCAGTGGTTCAGGATCGGGTTCAATCTCAGGAGGAGGATCTGGAAACTGCCCTGGTTCATGCGGCGGAGGGAGTGGTTCAGGCCATCAAGTGGGCGGGAGTGGCGGCGGAGTAGCAGGGGCCGGCAGCGGTTCATACACCAACAAGCCAGGCGTCGGCGGTTCAGGGCACCAAGTGGGAGGCAGCGGCGGAGGTTTCGGAGGCGCCAAGGGGACCTCCTGGAGCACAGCCGGGGCTTTCGGGTCCAACGGCGCCGGAGGTATCGGGGTCAAGTTGGACGTCAGGAGCAGCTAG
- the LOC113810952 gene encoding putative per-hexamer repeat protein 5 isoform X5, whose amino-acid sequence MRKSVLVWMMVAGTLATALALPRPSRPPRGLLAVAGVSKTSPACDVCGQGSGHFPGDGHNHGHFPGDGHNHGHFPGDGHNHGASGSFSGSASGSFSGSGSDSGSASGSWSGSASGSGSGSGSGSFSSSWSGSASGLSRHRRSGGLGSWTGGSTSNKPGSGNNGGSWNNGGSTSNKPGSGNNGGSWNGGSTSNKPGSGNNGGFWNNGGSTSNKPGSGNNGGFWNNGGSTSNKPGSYRPGRSVPQRRTREAEKLKSKLCPLCALGNLASGSGSVSGSWSGSASGSASGSGSGSVSGSWSGSGSGSGSGSGSASGSWSGSGSGGSGSGSGSISGSWGGNGGGSGSGSGSGSISGSGSGSGSISGGGSGSGSGSGSWGGSGSGSGSGSISGGGSGSGSGSGSWGGSGSGSGSGSISGGGSGSGSISGGGSGSGSWGGSGSGSGSGSISGGGSGSGSGSGSISGGGSGSGSGSGSISGGGSGSGSGSGSISGGGSGSGSGSGSISGGGSGSGSWGGSGSGSGSGSISGGGSGSGSISGGGSGSGSGSGSWGGSGSGSGSGSISGGGSGSGSWGGSGSGSGSGSISGGGSGSGSISGGGSGSGSISGGGSGSGSISGGGSGSGSGSGSWGGSGSGSGSGSISGGGSGSGSGSGSWGGSGSGSGSGSISGGGSGSGSISGGGSGSGSWGGSGSGSGSGSISGGGSGSGSWGGSGSGSGSGSISGGGSGSGSGSGSWGGSGSGSGSGSISGGSSGSWGGSGSGSGSGSVSGGGSGSGSWGGSGSGSGSGSISGGGGGSWGGSGSGSGSGSISGGGSGNCPGSCGGGSGSGHQVGGSGGGVAGAGSGSYTNKPGVGGSGHQVGGSGGGFGGAKGTSWSTAGAFGSNGAGGIGVKLDVRSS is encoded by the exons ATGCGCAAGAGTGTGTTAGTATGGATGATGGTGGCAGGGACGCTCGCCAcggccctcgccctccctcgtccctcgaGACCACCGCGAGGACTTCTGGCTGTGGCAGGAGTGTCCAAGACCAGCCCTGCCTGTGATGTGTGCGGACAAGGCTCTGGCCACTTCCCGGGAGACGGCCACAACCATGGCCACTTCCCAGGGGATGGGCACAACCACGGACACTTCCCTGGCGATGGACACAACCACGGAGCATCAGGGTCCTTTTCAGGATCCGCGAGTGGCTCCTTCAGTGGTTCGGGATCGGATAGTGGTTCAGCGAGCGGATCTTGGAGCGGTTCTGCAAGTGGATCAGGATCTGGTTCTGGTTCGGGGTCCTTCAGTAGTTCTTGGAGTGGCTCTGCATCTGGATTATCTCGCCACAGAAGATCAGGTGGTTTAGGATCCTGGACTGGAGGCTCGACGTCGAATAAGCCTGGATCTGGCAACAATGGAGGTTCCTGGAACAACGGTGGTTCTACTTCTAACAAACCAGGATCTGGCAACAATGGAGGTTCCTGGAACGGCGGTTCTACTTCCAATAAACCAGGATCTGGCAACAATGGAGGCTTCTGGAACAATGGCGGTTCTACTTCCAATAAACCAGGATCTGGCAACAACGGAGGCTTCTGGAACAACGGCGGTTCTACTTCCAACAAACCCGGTTCCTATCGCCCTGGGAGATCGGTTCCACAGAGAAGAACCAGAGAAGCCGAAAAACTGAAATCCAAATTATGTCCACTTTGCGCTCTGGGCAATCTTGCGTCGGGAAGCGGTTCTGTCAGCGGTTCCTGGAGTGGTTCAGCATCGGGAAGCGCCTCAGGATCTGGGTCGGGTTCAGTTAGTGGTTCGTGGAGTGGTTCTGGTTCTGGCAGTGGGTCAGGATCAGGATCTGCCAGTGGGTCGTGGAGTGGTTCTGGTTCAGGAGGATCGGGCAGCGGTTCAGGTTCAATCAGTGGTTCCTGGGGAGGCAATGGTGGAGGATCCGGTAGTGGTTCGGGATCTGGTTCCATTTCTGGAAGCGGTTCAGGGTCTGGTTCCATTTCTGGAGGCGGTTCGGGATCCGGCTCAGGAAGTGGTTCATGGGGCGGTTCTGGTAGTGGTTCAGGATCTGGTTCCATCTCTGGAGGCGGTTCAGGATCTGGTTCAGGAAGTGGTTCATGGGGCGGCTCTGGCAGTGGTTCAGGATCTGGTTCAATTTCAGGAGGCGGTTCAGGATCTGGTTCCATCTCTGGAGGCGGTTCAGGATCTGGTTCATGGGGCGGTTCTGGCAGTGGTTCAGGGTCTGGTTCAATTTCTGGAGGCGGTTCTGGCAGTGGTTCAGGGTCTGGTTCAATTTCTGGAGGCGGTTCTGGCAGTGGTTCAGGGTCTGGTTCAATTTCTGGAGGCGGTTCTGGCAGTGGTTCAGGGTCTGGTTCAATTTCTGGAGGCGGTTCTGGCAGTGGTTCAGGGTCTGGTTCAATTTCTGGAGGCGGTTCAGGATCCGGGTCATGGGGCGGTTCTGGTAGTGGTTCAGGATCTGGTTCCATCTCTGGAGGTGGTTCGGGAAGTGGTTCTATTTCTGGAGGCGGTTCGGGATCCGGTTCAGGAAGTGGTTCATGGGGCGGTTCTGGTAGTGGTTCAGGATCTGGTTCCATCTCTGGAGGCGGTTCAGGAAGTGGTTCATGGGGCGGTTCTGGCAGTGGTTCAGGATCTGGTTCAATTTCTGGAGGCGGTTCAGGATCTGGTTCAATTTCTGGAGGCGGTTCAGGATCTGGTTCCATCTCTGGAGGCGGTTCAGGATCTGGTTCCATTTCTGGAGGCGGTTCGGGATCCGGTTCAGGAAGTGGTTCATGGGGCGGTTCTGGTA GCGGTTCAGGATCTGGTTCCATCTCTGGAGGCGGTTCAGGATCTGGTTCAGGAAGTGGTTCATGGGGCGGTTCTGGCAGTGGTTCAGGATCTGGTTCCATCTCTGGAGGCGGTTCAGGATCTGGTTCCATCTCTGGAGGCGGTTCAGGATCTGGTTCATGGGGCGGTTCTGGCAGTGGTTCAGGATCTGGTTCCATCTCTGGAGGTGGTTCGGGAAGTGGTTCATGGGGAGGATCCGGTAGTGGTTCGGGATCTGGTTCCATTTCTGGAGGTGGCTCAGGCTCCGGTTCAGGAAGTGGTTCTTGGGGAGGCTCTGGTAGCGGATCAGGTTCTGGCTCGATTTCTGGTGGAAGCAGTGGTTCCTGGGGTGGTTCAGGCAGTGGTTCAGGATCAGGTTCAGTATCCGGAGGAGGTTCAGGAAGCGGTTCATGGGGTGGTTCAGGCAGCGGCTCAGGATCGGGCTCAATCTCTGGTGGAGGCGGTGGTTCCTGGGGCGGGTCAGGCAGTGGTTCAGGATCGGGTTCAATCTCAGGAGGAGGATCTGGAAACTGCCCTGGTTCATGCGGCGGAGGGAGTGGTTCAGGCCATCAAGTGGGCGGGAGTGGCGGCGGAGTAGCAGGGGCCGGCAGCGGTTCATACACCAACAAGCCAGGCGTCGGCGGTTCAGGGCACCAAGTGGGAGGCAGCGGCGGAGGTTTCGGAGGCGCCAAGGGGACCTCCTGGAGCACAGCCGGGGCTTTCGGGTCCAACGGCGCCGGAGGTATCGGGGTCAAGTTGGACGTCAGGAGCAGCTAG